In Cryptomeria japonica chromosome 10, Sugi_1.0, whole genome shotgun sequence, a genomic segment contains:
- the LOC131038571 gene encoding uncharacterized protein LOC131038571, giving the protein MADWGPILVGVILFVLLSPGLLFQLPGNSRKVEFSSFHTSGPSILVHSLIFFGIYAIFIIAIGIHVHFG; this is encoded by the coding sequence ATGGCGGACTGGGGACCCATTTTAGTGGGGGTTATTCTCTTCGTACTGCTGTCACCGGGATTGTTGTTTCAGTTGCCAGGGAACAGCCGTAAAGTGGAGTTCAGCTCCTTTCACACAAGCGGTCCATCCATCTTGGTGCATTCTCTCATATTTTTCGGAATCTATGCTATATTTATAATAGCCATAGGAATACATGTGCATTTTGGTTGA